In a single window of the Gossypium hirsutum isolate 1008001.06 chromosome D02, Gossypium_hirsutum_v2.1, whole genome shotgun sequence genome:
- the LOC107903572 gene encoding CBL-interacting protein kinase 2, with protein sequence MEPKGVVLMGRYEIGRLLGQGTFAKVHRARNLETGMNVAIKIVDKEKVLKVGMIDQIKREISVMRLVRHPNVIELYEVMATKTKIYFVMEYAKGGELFNKVVKGKLKEDAARKYFQQLISAVDFCHSRGVCHRDLKPENLLLDENCNLKVTDFGLSALAESKQQDGLLHTTCGTPAYVAPEVINRRGYDGCKADIWSCGVILYVLLAGYLPFQDSNLMEMYRKIGKGEFKFPNWFAPDVRRLVSKILDPNPKTRISMEKIMENPWFRKGLDPKPELVDPEVKEPAIGLQTGTPCNLNAFDIISLSAGFDLSGLFREQEQKKEVRFTSNKTASTIISKLEDVAKRLQLKIKKKGGGLMKMEGCQEGRKGVLGIDAEIFEITPFFHLVEVKKSNGDTLEYQKVMQQDIRPALSDIVWAWQGEPLPQQLPPPPPTEEQHHESQPFHVVSTQSS encoded by the coding sequence ATGGAACCGAAAGGGGTTGTGTTGATGGGAAGGTATGAAATAGGGAGGTTATTAGGGCAAGGAACCTTTGCTAAGGTTCACCGTGCTAGGAATCTCGAAACTGGTATGAACGTGGCTATTAAGATTGTTGACAAAGAGAAGGTATTGAAAGTTGGGATGATTGATCAGATTAAACGAGAAATCTCGGTTATGAGATTGGTTAGACACCCGAATGTCATCGAGCTTTACGAGGTGATGGCTACTAAGACGAAGATTTATTTCGTTATGGAATATGCGAAAGGTGGTGAATTGTTCAATAAGGTAGTGAAAGGGAAATTGAAAGAGGATGCTGCAAGAAAGTACTTTCAACAGTTAATCAGTGCTGTTGATTTTTGTCATAGCCGAGGCGTGTGTCATCGAGATCTTAAACCGGAAAACTTGTTGTTGGACGAGAATTGTAACCTCAAGGTTACAGATTTCGGGTTGAGTGCTCTTGCTGAATCGAAACAGCAAGATGGGTTGCTCCACACGACGTGCGGGACACCTGCTTATGTTGCACCCGAAGTGATCAACAGACGAGGCTACGATGGGTGCAAAGCTGATATCTGGTCTTGTGGGGTAATCTTATATGTCTTACTGGCTGGTTATCTACCGTTCCAGGATTCAAATCTAATGGAGATGTATCGTAAGATCGGGAAAGGTGAGTTCAAGTTCCCGAACTGGTTTGCTCCCGATGTACGCAGGTTGGTATCGAAAATCTTGGATCCGAATCCAAAAACAAGGATCTCCATGGAAAAAATAATGGAGAATCCATGGTTCCGTAAGGGGCTAGACCCGAAACCTGAACTTGTCGATCCTGAAGTCAAAGAACCGGCTATTGGACTCCAAACTGGAACTCCTTGCAACTTGAATGCTTTTGATATAATCTCTTTGTCTGCAGGCTTCGATTTATCCGGTTTATTCAGGGaacaagaacaaaagaaagagGTCCGATTCACGTCCAACAAAACAGCTTCGACCATCATTTCGAAACTGGAAGATGTTGCTAAGCGTTTACAGctgaaaataaagaagaaaggaGGAGGGTTGATGAAAATGGAAGGGTGTCAAGAAGGACGGAAAGGTGTATTGGGGATCGATGCCGAAATATTCGAAATCACACCGTTTTTCCATCTGGTTGAGGTAAAGAAGAGCAATGGGGATACATTGGAGTATCAAAAGGTAATGCAACAAGATATAAGACCGGCTTTGAGTGACATCGTTTGGGCTTGGCAAGGCGAGCCGCTGCCGCAACAACTGCCGCCACCACCACCTACGGAGGAGCAACATCACGAGTCGCAACCATTTCATGTAGTTTCAACTCAGAGTTCATAA